The genomic stretch GTACAGCAAACTTATACGGTATGGGTGCGGTAATGAAGACTCAGATGATAAAATTAAGCATGGATGATATAAAAGCAGTTAATGATTTTATCGAAACTTTAAAATAATCTTATTTTTAAGTTTAACTTGGCAATTTATCAATCGGGCGGTCTATAACTTTTTTGGCCGCCTCTTTTTGCTTTAACTCCATTTTATAAGCGTCATTTAGCGACTCTTCATCATCATATTTCGTTCCGTCTAAAAATTTGCGATAGTCCTCAAACTGCTTCGTTTTAAGCCCCCAAAGCAGAGCAAATAGCCCAAAAGCTCCGAGCAGTGTTGAAATTCCGATCATCAAAGCTATTATACTTATATCCATTTTATTCCTATTTCACTTCAAATTTTGCCTGATTCTCATTGAGTTTAACACGACTACAAGCGAGCTTAATGACATCGAGATAGCAGCTACGACAGGCACCACGTATCCTGCCATCGCAAGCGGGATGGTTAGCGCGTTATAGACAAGCGAAAAGGTTAAATTTTGCTTTATCACTCTAAAAGTGCGCTTTGATAGGATTATAGCCTCTTTGATAAGCCTTAAATCATCACTCATCAGCACCACATCGCTTCGCTGCAAGCTCACATCAGCCCCGCTTCCAAGACAGAGTGCCACATTTGCGTGACTTAGGGCAAGAGCGTCGTTTATACCGTCTCCTACCATCACGACTTTTTTGCCGTTTTTAGTAAAATTTTCTATAAAATTTGCTTTATCGGTCGGTAAGCAGTTGGCTTTAAACTCCTCTATGCCAAGCTCGCTTGCTACTTTTTTAGCCACAAATTCATTATCTCCCGTTAGCATTACGATCTCAAATTTAGCCTGTTTTAGCGCCTCTATACACTGACTTGCGCCGGCTCTTATCTTATCGCTTAGCTCAAATTTTGCAGCCGGCTTGCCGTTAATAGAAAAATAATAATTTGTACTTTTACTAACATCATCTAAATTTATGCCAAGTTCTTGCATAAATCTCCCGCTTCCGCCAAAAATTTCGCTTGTATTAAATTTCGCTCTAGTTCCCTTTGCTTCGATACTTGCGACATCTTGCAAATCATAAATTTTAAGCCCCTCAAATTTAGCCTCCAGATACTCACAAACCCCTTTGCTAACGGGATGAGCGGAACTTTTTGCAAGCGAATAGAGCAAATTTATATCACACTCCATAAAGCTTTCAAATTTATCCACACAAAGTTTGCCCGTAGTAAGCGTGCCAGTCTTATCAAATACGATCACATCGCACTTTGCAAGGCTTTCAAGCACCTTTGCCTCTTTAAATATCAAGCCTTTTTTAAATCCAACCCCAAGCCCCACAAGCGTACTAACGGGCGTTGCAAGACCAAGCGCACACGGACAAGCTATGACGATAACTGAAATTCCCACGATCAAAGCCGCTTCAAAAGAGCCTGCATGCCACAACCAAAAGCAAAACGTAAGCAGGCTTAAAAGCATAATGGCACTTGAAAATTTGCTTGAAATTTCATTTGCAAGCTTTTCTATGTGCGGTTTTTTCGTAGTTGCCTTTTCAAGCAGATGTATGATCTTACTAAGCGTTGAGTCGCTAAATTTCGCGCTCGTAGCGCACTCCACAAACCCGTCAAGGCATATCGTGCCGCTGCTTAGCGACTCTCCTTGCTCCTTAAAAACCGCCGAGCTTTCGCCCGTAAGACTTGAATAATCAAAACTGGCAGAACCGCTAGTTATCACACCGTCTATAAGTGCGCGCTCGCCTGCTCTAAGCACGATTATATCGCCTATTTGCACTTCGTTTACATCTTTAAGCAAGGTTTTACCCTCCATCTTTACGCTAACCTTACTTGACACCATTGAATTTAGGCTATCAAGAGTATCTCCCGCTCGCTTTTTGCTTAAGACTTCTAGGTACTTGCCGATAAATACGAAAGTAATTATCATCGCAACCGAATCAAAATAAACCTCGCCGCTCCTTGAAAACATCGCATATATCGAAAATATATAAGCTAAAAGCGCTCCCGAGACGATAAGCAAGTCCATGTTTTGTCTTCTGTTTTTAATCGCTGCAAGTGCACCTTTAAAAAACCCGCTTCCTGTATAAAAAAGCACAGGAGTAGCCAAGACAAACTCCGCAAAGCTTAAAACGGCCTTTACGTCATCTCTTATGCCCGTAAAATAACCGCCGTATTTTGCAACACTTAGCCACATTATGTTCATGGTGGCAAAAATCCCCACTAAAAGCTTTGCGTAAAATTCTCGCCTTTTATTGGTTATATACTCCTCTTCGCGACTTGGATCATAAGCGTAAGCGTCATATCCGATAGATCTTATAAGCCTTAAAATTTCGGACAAATTCGTCTC from Campylobacter sp. RM16189 encodes the following:
- a CDS encoding heavy metal translocating P-type ATPase, giving the protein MSKTKCAHCHQSFEDSVMIESGDNKFCCNGCKSVFEILSSSGLSEFYDRLGKNVLSPVKSSAQKDENLELAYQNYVKNENGFSKISLVIDGIHCAACIWLNEKVLFNAKGILEANINSLNNKATIVWDESETNLSEILRLIRSIGYDAYAYDPSREEEYITNKRREFYAKLLVGIFATMNIMWLSVAKYGGYFTGIRDDVKAVLSFAEFVLATPVLFYTGSGFFKGALAAIKNRRQNMDLLIVSGALLAYIFSIYAMFSRSGEVYFDSVAMIITFVFIGKYLEVLSKKRAGDTLDSLNSMVSSKVSVKMEGKTLLKDVNEVQIGDIIVLRAGERALIDGVITSGSASFDYSSLTGESSAVFKEQGESLSSGTICLDGFVECATSAKFSDSTLSKIIHLLEKATTKKPHIEKLANEISSKFSSAIMLLSLLTFCFWLWHAGSFEAALIVGISVIVIACPCALGLATPVSTLVGLGVGFKKGLIFKEAKVLESLAKCDVIVFDKTGTLTTGKLCVDKFESFMECDINLLYSLAKSSAHPVSKGVCEYLEAKFEGLKIYDLQDVASIEAKGTRAKFNTSEIFGGSGRFMQELGINLDDVSKSTNYYFSINGKPAAKFELSDKIRAGASQCIEALKQAKFEIVMLTGDNEFVAKKVASELGIEEFKANCLPTDKANFIENFTKNGKKVVMVGDGINDALALSHANVALCLGSGADVSLQRSDVVLMSDDLRLIKEAIILSKRTFRVIKQNLTFSLVYNALTIPLAMAGYVVPVVAAISMSLSSLVVVLNSMRIRQNLK
- the ccoS gene encoding cbb3-type cytochrome oxidase assembly protein CcoS — protein: MDISIIALMIGISTLLGAFGLFALLWGLKTKQFEDYRKFLDGTKYDDEESLNDAYKMELKQKEAAKKVIDRPIDKLPS